In Rhodoligotrophos defluvii, a genomic segment contains:
- a CDS encoding tripartite tricarboxylate transporter permease codes for MTFLDNIQLAFVAALAVENLLYCLLGVTLGMVVGVLPGIGHLAAITMLMPMTFHVPPTAALVMLAGIYYGAQYGGSIASILLRLPGTASTAVTCLDGYPMARQGRAGVALFITTIASFIGGVLAIAVLIALAPPLAEVALTFASADYFAMMVLGLVATATLCQGNPLMGAASVVIGLILGLVGTDVNTGTMRFTFGIPQLFDGISLVALAMALFGLTEVISSAGKKNDHAARQDKITLRSLMPTRKDLRQSIVPTLRGSAVGTAVGILPGAGGGSMASFMAYAFEKRVSRTPERFGHGAIEGVAAPESANNATAQAAFIPTLTLGIPGDAVMALMLGALLIHGIQPGPRVITENPELFWGLVGSFFIGNVLLLILNIPLIGIWVRILAIPYQYLFPAVVAFIGVGVYSITYSYVDVLSVAVIGLAGYVMVLIGFEAAPILLGYILGPMLEENFRRSLLLSGGDLSVFVTRPVSAGLLGLSLVAIIWALVSALRGRQKRPAEGTL; via the coding sequence ATGACGTTTCTGGACAATATCCAATTGGCCTTCGTTGCGGCGCTTGCAGTTGAAAACTTGCTGTATTGCCTCTTGGGCGTCACGCTAGGCATGGTAGTGGGCGTGCTGCCGGGGATCGGCCATCTCGCGGCGATCACTATGCTGATGCCGATGACCTTTCACGTACCCCCGACCGCGGCGCTGGTGATGCTGGCCGGCATCTATTATGGCGCGCAATACGGCGGCTCGATCGCATCGATCCTGTTGCGGCTTCCAGGCACCGCCTCTACCGCGGTCACTTGTCTCGATGGCTATCCAATGGCGCGTCAGGGCAGAGCGGGTGTGGCGCTGTTCATCACCACCATCGCGTCCTTCATTGGCGGCGTGCTGGCGATCGCCGTTCTGATCGCCCTCGCGCCACCTCTTGCAGAAGTTGCGCTCACCTTCGCCTCGGCTGACTACTTCGCGATGATGGTGCTGGGGCTGGTGGCCACCGCCACCCTTTGTCAGGGGAATCCGCTCATGGGCGCTGCCTCGGTGGTGATCGGTCTAATCTTGGGCCTGGTCGGCACCGATGTGAATACCGGGACGATGCGGTTCACCTTCGGCATTCCCCAACTGTTCGATGGCATAAGCCTCGTCGCGCTCGCTATGGCGCTGTTCGGTCTGACCGAAGTGATCAGCAGCGCCGGAAAAAAGAACGATCATGCCGCACGACAGGACAAGATCACGCTGCGTAGCCTGATGCCGACCCGCAAGGACCTCCGACAGAGCATAGTCCCCACTCTACGTGGCTCCGCTGTAGGTACGGCCGTCGGGATCTTGCCGGGGGCCGGTGGCGGGTCGATGGCATCGTTCATGGCCTATGCGTTCGAGAAGCGCGTGTCGAGAACACCCGAGCGTTTCGGGCACGGCGCGATCGAAGGCGTCGCAGCGCCTGAAAGCGCCAACAATGCCACGGCACAGGCGGCCTTCATACCGACGCTTACACTCGGCATTCCGGGCGACGCGGTCATGGCACTGATGCTTGGTGCGCTGCTGATCCACGGCATTCAGCCCGGTCCGCGCGTGATCACGGAGAACCCGGAGCTGTTCTGGGGATTGGTCGGCAGCTTCTTCATTGGCAATGTGCTGCTGCTGATCCTCAATATCCCGCTTATCGGCATCTGGGTGAGGATCCTCGCCATTCCCTATCAGTATCTTTTCCCTGCCGTGGTGGCATTCATTGGCGTGGGGGTCTACTCGATCACCTACTCGTATGTGGATGTGCTGTCGGTGGCCGTCATCGGACTGGCTGGCTATGTCATGGTGCTCATCGGCTTCGAGGCCGCGCCGATTCTCCTCGGCTACATTCTGGGGCCAATGCTAGAGGAGAACTTCCGCCGATCGCTGCTCCTCAGCGGCGGCGATCTTTCCGTTTTCGTGACCCGGCCAGTCAGTGCGGGACTGCTTGGGCTTTCGCTAGTGGCAATCATTTGGGCGCTGGTGTCGGCGCTGCGCGGGCGGCAGAAGCGACCAGCCGAAGGAACTCTTTAA
- a CDS encoding tripartite tricarboxylate transporter TctB family protein — translation MLTLTRKTLLAGFICVLLGAFVAWHGAGYSIGTLGEVGAGLFPAALGGLLLLIGLALLGQAFLAMGEDTGISLNLRPYIAIPGALAAFALTIDRFGMLPAVALTTVIASLADPNSSKIGTLLLALGLMALTYVLFVLVLQIPLAAVRWGA, via the coding sequence ATGCTCACACTAACCAGGAAGACTCTGCTGGCCGGGTTCATCTGCGTCCTGCTCGGCGCCTTCGTGGCCTGGCATGGAGCGGGATATTCCATCGGCACTTTGGGCGAGGTTGGGGCGGGGTTGTTTCCCGCCGCGCTTGGCGGGTTGCTCCTGTTGATCGGCTTGGCCCTATTGGGCCAGGCCTTTCTCGCGATGGGCGAGGACACGGGCATCAGCCTCAATCTCCGTCCGTACATCGCCATTCCCGGCGCACTCGCTGCCTTCGCCTTGACCATTGATCGTTTCGGCATGCTGCCGGCCGTTGCCTTGACGACCGTCATCGCCAGCCTGGCGGATCCGAATAGCAGCAAGATCGGTACGCTCCTGCTCGCCTTGGGGCTGATGGCGCTCACCTACGTGCTGTTCGTGCTGGTCCTCCAAATTCCGCTGGCGGCGGTCCGGTGGGGGGCGTAA
- a CDS encoding Bug family tripartite tricarboxylate transporter substrate binding protein, protein MKKLIASALLAVMTTVTGAAAQESYPTRNVTILVPFAPGGIVDIAARIVGEQLSQMWGQQVIVENRTGGNGFIAATAAKRAKPDGYTLLAAEAGVSVINGLLFTEIPYDMQKDFVPITLISDTPIVVAANADSGIDSMEDFLAKAKAEQINYASPANGTLNHLTGEWMALEAGLKLRHIGYRGGAPAATALAGGEVPVGVLAYSSVRPYVESGKIKILAVTSEKRVDAAPDLPTLTESGIPKVATTQWAGIFAPAGTPDGIVQKIQRDIATVLAKPEVQKQFAAGGASVIPSTSAEFAQRLESEREQFGRIVREADIKAN, encoded by the coding sequence ATGAAGAAGCTGATTGCATCGGCACTACTGGCGGTGATGACGACCGTTACCGGCGCTGCAGCGCAGGAGAGCTATCCGACCAGAAATGTTACCATCCTGGTTCCCTTCGCACCGGGCGGGATTGTCGATATCGCGGCCCGCATCGTCGGCGAGCAACTCTCGCAAATGTGGGGCCAACAGGTCATCGTCGAGAACAGAACCGGGGGGAACGGCTTCATCGCGGCCACGGCGGCCAAGCGGGCAAAACCCGACGGATATACCCTGCTTGCCGCCGAAGCCGGCGTGAGCGTGATCAATGGACTGCTCTTTACCGAGATCCCCTATGACATGCAGAAGGACTTTGTTCCGATTACCCTGATCAGCGACACGCCGATCGTGGTGGCGGCGAATGCGGATTCGGGGATCGACTCGATGGAGGACTTCCTCGCGAAGGCCAAGGCGGAGCAGATCAACTACGCTTCTCCGGCAAATGGAACGCTGAACCACCTGACCGGTGAGTGGATGGCCTTGGAGGCCGGGCTGAAGCTGCGCCACATCGGCTACCGGGGTGGAGCGCCGGCGGCCACTGCTCTCGCTGGCGGCGAGGTTCCGGTGGGCGTGCTCGCCTATTCCTCCGTGCGGCCCTACGTCGAGAGCGGCAAGATCAAGATTCTTGCCGTCACCAGCGAAAAGCGCGTGGATGCCGCACCGGACCTGCCCACGCTCACCGAGAGCGGTATACCGAAGGTGGCCACCACTCAATGGGCTGGCATATTCGCGCCGGCCGGAACGCCGGACGGGATCGTGCAGAAAATCCAGCGGGACATCGCTACGGTGTTGGCGAAGCCGGAGGTGCAGAAGCAATTCGCGGCTGGCGGGGCATCGGTCATTCCGAGCACATCGGCCGAGTTCGCGCAGCGGCTGGAAAGCGAGCGCGAGCAGTTCGGACGGATTGTCAGGGAAGCCGATATCAAGGCCAATTGA
- a CDS encoding thiamine pyrophosphate-binding protein, with protein MKRNEAPVLPNEPAELAWGSDIAAAMLHHLGIEYVALNPGASYRGFHDSLVNYLGNEKPKMLLCLHEDHVVSIAHGYAKATDRAMGAILHSNVGLMHGLMGVFNAYCDRMPMLVVGATGPVAPELRRPWIDWIHTAKDQGALLRDYVKWDDEPRSPEAVIEAFLRGAQLTHTEPRAPVYICLDAGLQEQKLERPVTLPRDRYAPSQPPSADAAVVDRVADLLLGAKKPLLLFGRGSRRQDAWDLRVRLAELTGARVMTSIRERAVFPTEHPLHAHAPLNWLSPKAKDLVREADVIVSLDWVDLNGFLLQVTRKTEEIVATIAHVSLDSHIHRGWSMDYFGLPPVDVPVMANADRFVAQLVTTIEARGDVKPRPMPISQSRPEPTYAAKPGEEIAPRDIEVALAKIRASLPLTLAHVTIGWAGDVYPFRGPLDYLGHDGGAGLAAGPGITIGAALALKDAGRIVVSVLGDGDFLQGCTALWSAAHYEIPALFIISNNRSNFNDELHQEAVAKRRGRPVENRWIGQRIDEPPVDLAGLARAQGVAAEGPIRDHARLEQALQRALEEVQAGKPYLIDVHVAAGYANPPFSRGE; from the coding sequence ATGAAGCGGAACGAAGCGCCCGTGTTACCGAACGAGCCGGCGGAGCTGGCATGGGGGAGCGACATTGCTGCCGCAATGCTGCACCATTTGGGCATCGAGTATGTGGCGCTCAATCCCGGTGCAAGCTATCGCGGGTTCCACGATAGTCTGGTCAATTATCTCGGCAACGAAAAGCCGAAGATGCTGCTGTGCTTGCATGAAGACCATGTCGTGTCGATCGCCCATGGCTATGCCAAGGCAACGGACCGGGCCATGGGTGCCATATTGCACAGCAATGTCGGGCTGATGCACGGACTTATGGGCGTGTTCAATGCCTATTGCGACCGCATGCCAATGCTGGTGGTGGGTGCGACCGGCCCGGTTGCCCCAGAGTTGCGGCGCCCATGGATCGACTGGATCCATACGGCCAAGGACCAGGGTGCGCTGCTGCGCGATTATGTGAAATGGGATGATGAGCCGCGCTCGCCCGAAGCCGTCATCGAAGCTTTTCTCCGCGGCGCCCAGCTCACGCATACCGAGCCGCGCGCGCCCGTCTACATCTGCCTGGATGCCGGCCTGCAGGAGCAGAAACTGGAACGCCCGGTCACCTTGCCGCGCGACCGCTATGCGCCATCCCAGCCACCCAGCGCCGATGCCGCCGTGGTGGACCGGGTGGCCGACCTTTTGCTCGGGGCGAAGAAGCCGCTGCTGTTGTTCGGCCGCGGGTCGCGCCGGCAGGATGCATGGGACCTGCGCGTCCGCTTGGCTGAGCTGACCGGTGCCCGGGTGATGACCTCGATCCGGGAACGGGCGGTGTTCCCTACCGAACATCCGCTGCATGCGCACGCCCCGCTGAACTGGCTTTCACCCAAAGCCAAGGACCTGGTGCGGGAGGCCGATGTGATCGTCAGCCTCGACTGGGTGGACCTGAACGGATTCCTGCTGCAGGTGACGCGCAAGACCGAGGAGATCGTCGCCACGATCGCCCATGTCTCGCTCGACAGCCACATCCATCGCGGCTGGAGCATGGACTATTTCGGTCTGCCCCCGGTGGACGTGCCGGTGATGGCCAACGCGGACCGATTTGTGGCGCAGCTGGTTACGACCATCGAGGCGCGAGGCGATGTCAAACCCCGGCCAATGCCAATATCGCAGTCCAGGCCCGAACCGACCTATGCGGCCAAGCCGGGCGAGGAGATCGCGCCGCGCGACATCGAGGTTGCGCTTGCGAAGATCAGGGCCAGCCTGCCTCTAACCTTGGCCCATGTGACGATCGGCTGGGCAGGCGATGTTTATCCTTTCCGCGGGCCGCTCGATTATCTCGGCCACGACGGTGGAGCGGGCCTGGCGGCAGGGCCAGGCATCACCATAGGGGCGGCGCTGGCGCTCAAGGATGCTGGGCGGATCGTGGTGTCGGTCCTGGGAGACGGCGACTTTCTGCAGGGCTGCACGGCATTGTGGAGCGCGGCTCACTACGAGATCCCCGCCCTGTTCATCATCTCGAACAACCGCTCCAACTTCAATGACGAGCTTCACCAGGAGGCGGTTGCAAAGCGCCGGGGCCGACCCGTGGAGAACCGCTGGATTGGCCAGCGCATCGACGAGCCCCCAGTTGACCTCGCCGGACTCGCGCGAGCGCAAGGCGTGGCAGCGGAAGGTCCTATCCGGGATCACGCGCGTCTCGAGCAGGCCCTTCAACGTGCGCTCGAGGAAGTTCAGGCGGGAAAGCCATATCTGATCGATGTCCATGTGGCAGCAGGCTATGCCAACCCACCATTCTCGCGAGGCGAATGA
- a CDS encoding (2Fe-2S)-binding protein, producing the protein MAEHRTISFTLNGRPVTAMVAPHHTVIELLQNEFALFGARESCGQGLCGCCTVRVNGETVSGCLYLALFVDGARVDTVEGLASGEALHPIQEAFIEAGAFQCGFCTPGFIMMTQRLLEEHPDPSEEQIRDYLSGNLCRCGAYPEIMEAVQGAARKLRAESQPREVETA; encoded by the coding sequence ATGGCCGAGCACCGCACCATCAGCTTCACACTCAACGGACGGCCGGTCACAGCCATGGTCGCGCCGCACCACACGGTGATCGAGCTCCTGCAGAACGAGTTCGCTCTGTTCGGCGCCCGCGAGAGCTGCGGGCAGGGCCTGTGCGGCTGCTGCACGGTGCGCGTGAACGGGGAGACGGTGTCGGGCTGCCTGTATCTCGCACTGTTTGTGGACGGCGCCAGGGTGGACACAGTCGAGGGCCTGGCATCGGGCGAGGCGCTACATCCGATCCAGGAGGCCTTCATCGAGGCGGGCGCGTTCCAGTGCGGCTTCTGCACGCCCGGCTTCATCATGATGACGCAGCGTCTGCTGGAGGAGCACCCGGATCCCAGCGAGGAGCAGATCCGCGATTATTTGTCGGGCAATCTGTGCCGCTGCGGGGCGTATCCGGAAATCATGGAGGCAGTGCAGGGCGCAGCACGCAAACTGAGGGCCGAAAGCCAGCCAAGAGAAGTCGAAACAGCATGA
- a CDS encoding xanthine dehydrogenase family protein molybdopterin-binding subunit, with translation MTTAKLMPQGQVGRSVHRLESWAKVTGRAEYTHNLRLPGMLHAKIVRSTVPHGRIKSIDASAAANVPGVHAVVTAEEIRKLIPHPYYGPAFHDQPILAIDKVRYAGEPVAVVLARDPHVAEEAARLVTVDYEELPAVYDEVEAARSDIYVHEELKPAGTFPDLKHLAGVRNTNVALDYKLVRGDVDQAFVEADHVFEHEFTTQQVMHTPFEPMISLAEPSGAGLTIYTASQSPSFVRIEIARLLGWPENRVRVKTGHLGGGFGAKLYIKLEALAAALALLVHAPVRVALTMEEQFYTITKHPTTFRIKSGVTKDGRIIARRCDVWWNGGAYADIGPRVTQKSGFTAAGPYDIDNVYLESAAVYTNRPPAGALRGFGIPQLVWAYESHTDLIARALGIDPLEIRRKNILRNGRPQATGTIMVDAAIEEVLERTAARLNWSAPFDRGTGRIRRGRGLAIGFKASVVPTTSMAIVNVSADGSCTLYSSTVDMGQGSDTAMAQIVGEVLNIPAESVRVVRPDTDVTPYDMATLGSRSTFHMGNAVRLAAEDAKAKLAALAREVGEPEQTNLPIPALFRKKYGMQAGNVIGVGSFIPPYQSPDHDTGLSENVTPFWMIGATGVEVEVDTETGHVKVTRMVNVADLGKPLNPRIVETQLSGAAIMQLGFTLSERMEFVAGQLTNPTLADYKIPSFHDVPAVIENEAVAAEQRTGPFGAKGVGESATFGLSPAVANAIEDAVGVRVTSLPITPEAVYRAMRAAQNNPLEDE, from the coding sequence ATGACCACAGCCAAGCTTATGCCGCAGGGCCAGGTCGGGCGTTCGGTCCACCGGCTGGAGTCCTGGGCGAAGGTGACCGGACGGGCGGAATATACCCACAATCTGCGCCTGCCTGGCATGCTGCACGCCAAGATCGTGCGCAGCACAGTGCCCCACGGCCGCATCAAGAGCATCGACGCGAGCGCGGCGGCGAATGTGCCGGGCGTGCACGCGGTGGTCACGGCCGAGGAGATCCGCAAACTGATCCCGCATCCCTATTACGGGCCGGCTTTTCACGATCAGCCGATCCTGGCGATCGACAAGGTGCGCTATGCGGGCGAGCCGGTTGCCGTGGTGCTGGCGCGCGACCCTCACGTGGCCGAGGAGGCGGCCAGGCTGGTCACGGTGGATTACGAGGAGCTGCCGGCGGTCTATGACGAGGTCGAGGCGGCAAGGTCCGACATCTATGTGCATGAGGAGCTGAAGCCCGCCGGGACCTTCCCGGACCTCAAGCATCTCGCTGGCGTGCGCAACACCAATGTGGCGCTGGACTATAAGCTGGTGCGCGGCGACGTGGACCAGGCCTTCGTGGAGGCCGATCATGTGTTCGAGCACGAATTCACCACCCAGCAGGTGATGCACACGCCGTTCGAGCCGATGATCTCGCTGGCCGAGCCAAGCGGGGCGGGCCTCACGATCTATACGGCTTCGCAGAGCCCGTCCTTCGTGCGCATCGAGATCGCCCGGCTGCTCGGCTGGCCCGAGAATCGCGTGCGCGTGAAGACCGGACATCTGGGCGGAGGTTTCGGTGCAAAGCTCTATATAAAGCTCGAGGCCCTTGCGGCCGCCCTTGCTCTTCTCGTCCATGCGCCGGTGCGCGTGGCGCTCACCATGGAAGAGCAATTCTACACGATCACCAAGCACCCGACGACCTTCCGGATCAAGAGCGGCGTCACCAAGGATGGCCGTATCATCGCGCGCCGGTGCGACGTGTGGTGGAACGGTGGAGCCTATGCCGATATCGGCCCGCGGGTGACGCAGAAGTCGGGCTTCACCGCGGCCGGGCCTTACGACATCGACAATGTCTACCTCGAATCGGCGGCGGTCTACACCAACCGGCCGCCGGCCGGGGCACTGCGCGGCTTCGGCATTCCGCAGCTGGTCTGGGCGTATGAGAGCCATACGGATCTCATCGCCCGCGCGCTCGGCATCGACCCGCTGGAGATCCGCCGCAAGAACATCCTGCGCAACGGCCGGCCGCAGGCCACCGGCACGATCATGGTGGATGCGGCGATCGAGGAGGTGTTGGAGCGCACGGCCGCGCGCCTGAACTGGAGCGCGCCGTTCGACCGCGGCACGGGGCGGATCCGGCGCGGGCGCGGCCTTGCCATCGGCTTCAAGGCGAGCGTTGTCCCTACCACCTCGATGGCCATCGTCAATGTGTCGGCAGACGGCAGCTGCACGCTCTATTCCAGCACAGTCGATATGGGGCAGGGCTCGGACACGGCCATGGCGCAGATCGTCGGCGAGGTTCTGAACATCCCGGCGGAAAGCGTGCGCGTGGTGCGCCCGGATACGGATGTGACGCCGTACGACATGGCGACGCTCGGCTCGCGCTCGACCTTCCACATGGGCAATGCGGTGCGGCTCGCCGCCGAGGATGCCAAGGCGAAGCTCGCAGCGCTTGCACGGGAGGTGGGCGAGCCCGAGCAGACCAATCTGCCGATCCCGGCGCTGTTCAGGAAGAAATACGGGATGCAGGCCGGCAATGTCATCGGGGTTGGCAGCTTCATTCCGCCCTACCAATCGCCAGACCACGACACCGGCTTGTCGGAGAACGTGACGCCGTTCTGGATGATCGGCGCGACCGGCGTCGAGGTCGAGGTGGACACCGAGACCGGGCACGTCAAGGTCACGCGCATGGTCAACGTGGCGGATCTCGGCAAGCCCCTCAATCCGCGAATCGTCGAGACCCAGTTGTCGGGCGCCGCAATCATGCAGCTCGGCTTTACCCTGTCGGAGCGCATGGAGTTCGTTGCGGGACAGCTCACCAATCCGACTCTGGCGGATTACAAGATCCCGTCCTTCCACGATGTCCCGGCGGTGATCGAGAACGAGGCGGTGGCCGCCGAGCAGCGCACCGGCCCGTTCGGCGCCAAGGGCGTGGGCGAGTCGGCGACGTTTGGCCTATCGCCCGCCGTCGCCAACGCCATCGAGGATGCGGTAGGCGTGCGCGTCACATCGCTGCCAATCACGCCGGAAGCCGTTTACCGGGCCATGCGTGCCGCACAGAACAATCCGCTCGAGGACGAGTAA
- a CDS encoding FAD binding domain-containing protein codes for MTPFALAEPSTLAEAMSLLDPDDPSSRPIAGGTALMLMMKAGFFQPSKLVSLRKIEPRYSSISFGPGGEMKAGALVRLGGLERSAEVRRAFPVLADTLRVVSNVRVRNVATIGGNLAHADPHMDLPPVLMALDAQVVATSRAGERTIPIGELLVGYYETSLAPGELISGLLVPGQDGRRCAYIKCTTRSAHDWPAVGIAVSFDAAGNTIRDPRIVVSAATVTPTRMADAETVLNGAPIGDEAFRAAGEAAAKQADVVSDVRGSAAYKKQLIRVNVARALAKALDNTDTGAAVQ; via the coding sequence GTGACACCCTTCGCGCTTGCCGAGCCGAGCACGCTCGCGGAGGCCATGAGCCTGCTTGATCCTGATGATCCGAGCTCGCGGCCGATTGCCGGGGGCACCGCCCTCATGCTGATGATGAAGGCGGGGTTCTTTCAACCCTCGAAACTCGTGAGCTTGCGGAAGATCGAGCCGCGCTACTCCTCCATCAGCTTTGGTCCGGGCGGCGAGATGAAGGCCGGCGCCTTGGTCCGCCTCGGCGGTCTGGAGCGGTCGGCTGAAGTGCGCAGAGCCTTTCCCGTTCTGGCGGATACGCTGCGCGTGGTTTCCAATGTCCGGGTACGGAACGTGGCGACAATTGGAGGAAATCTCGCCCATGCGGACCCCCATATGGACCTGCCACCCGTGCTGATGGCGCTCGATGCCCAGGTGGTGGCGACGAGCCGGGCGGGCGAGCGGACGATTCCCATTGGCGAGCTGCTCGTGGGCTATTACGAGACGTCGCTTGCGCCTGGCGAGCTGATCAGCGGTTTGCTGGTTCCCGGGCAGGACGGCCGCCGTTGCGCCTACATCAAATGCACGACCCGTTCGGCGCATGACTGGCCGGCGGTCGGCATCGCCGTGTCTTTCGATGCGGCCGGCAACACCATTCGTGATCCCCGCATCGTGGTCAGCGCGGCGACCGTGACGCCGACGCGCATGGCTGATGCGGAAACGGTGCTCAATGGAGCCCCCATCGGCGATGAGGCTTTTCGCGCAGCCGGGGAGGCGGCCGCAAAGCAGGCCGACGTCGTGTCCGACGTGCGGGGCTCTGCCGCCTACAAGAAGCAGCTCATCCGCGTGAACGTGGCGCGCGCCCTCGCCAAGGCGCTAGACAACACCGATACCGGAGCAGCCGTGCAATGA
- a CDS encoding alpha/beta fold hydrolase, protein MLVNSTTSKSRAGDAVTRDGHRIGYTLHEGAGPGRIVLVHSLAMDRGFWDKVAERLTPSAHVLAYDCRGHGASAKPDMPYTVELFADDLADLMDTVGWNSAVVAGASMGGCVALAFAAAYPKRVDGLGLLDTTAYYGEDAPKQWAGRAQKALDEGMGALVEFQKTRWFGDRFRETNPDVVQRALDVFLANDVKAYARTCHMLGACDKRAALAGLDMPVRIVVGEEDYATPIAMAEAMKAQIPHAQLHVIPGARHFTPLEVPDAIAGELQQLLREADQ, encoded by the coding sequence ATGCTCGTAAACTCTACGACATCCAAGTCTCGGGCGGGAGATGCTGTAACCCGCGATGGGCACCGTATCGGGTATACGCTGCACGAGGGTGCTGGGCCGGGGCGCATCGTGCTGGTGCACTCGTTGGCCATGGACCGCGGCTTCTGGGACAAGGTCGCAGAGCGACTGACCCCCTCGGCCCATGTGCTGGCCTATGACTGCCGCGGCCATGGCGCATCGGCCAAGCCGGACATGCCTTACACGGTCGAGCTGTTTGCCGACGATCTCGCCGATCTCATGGATACGGTCGGCTGGAACAGCGCGGTGGTGGCCGGCGCTTCGATGGGCGGTTGCGTCGCGCTCGCCTTTGCGGCGGCTTACCCCAAGCGCGTCGATGGCTTGGGCCTGCTCGATACGACGGCCTATTACGGCGAGGACGCGCCCAAGCAATGGGCGGGCCGGGCCCAAAAGGCGCTGGATGAGGGCATGGGGGCGCTGGTCGAGTTTCAGAAGACCCGCTGGTTCGGGGACCGTTTCCGGGAGACGAACCCGGATGTGGTTCAGCGGGCGCTCGATGTGTTTCTGGCGAACGATGTCAAAGCCTACGCCCGCACCTGCCATATGCTCGGCGCTTGCGACAAGCGGGCAGCCCTTGCCGGTCTCGATATGCCGGTGCGCATCGTGGTGGGCGAAGAGGACTACGCGACGCCGATCGCCATGGCGGAGGCCATGAAGGCTCAGATCCCGCATGCTCAGCTCCATGTCATTCCCGGCGCGCGCCACTTCACCCCCCTCGAGGTTCCCGACGCGATCGCCGGCGAGCTCCAGCAGCTGCTTCGGGAGGCGGATCAGTGA